GTCAAAGAATATTGGCTGTTTGACCCCAGAGGGGAGTGGGTTGAGGGACAGCTTCAGGGCTACCGCCTGCGGGGTGAAGTTTATGAGCCGATCGAAGACGGCAGAAGTGAACCGCTTCAGTTACGGTTACAAGCTGAAGGACGACTGATTGGGTTCTACCGGGAAGACAATGGCGAGAAGCTGCTGATTCCTGGAGAACTGGCAGAAGCCCTACGACAAGAGGTTTTAGCCCGGCAGGAGGCAGAAGCACAGATCGAGGCAGAACGCCAACGCGCAGAGGAGGAGCGCCAACGCGCAGAGCAAGCTGAATTACAAGTTGCACAGCTTAAGGCACGCTTACGATCGCTTGGCATTGACCCAGATCAAGAGAATCTGTAAAGCCTGGGCAGAGAGCGAGCCAATTTGTCTTATGATGACCACGCAATTGTTTCAGGGAACTAAGTGGTCTGTAGGATGCCCTTTCCAAACCAATGGCTCAACCGAGTTTTTAGTAGCACGATCGCACTTTTGATCAGCCTGATTATCGCGATACTCTGTCAATCTCCGGTTTGGGCAGCCTCTAGTACACAGCCTCCACTCACGCCCCTGACTCTGGAAGTCCTGCAAGAACGGTTGAAATCTCCAACTCAGGCAGAGGGCAGCCGGACGATCGATTTGCGGCGATTGATGATTGATTTACGGTCTGAAAATGCTGCTTTCCGGGATCAGTTCTATCGGCTGATTCAAACCCAGCTTCAGCGATCGATCACTCCCCTCGGACTTGATTTCAGCGATTCTCTGATTCGGGGCGAGCTGAAAATGAGCGATCTGGGCATCCGCACCCCCCTCTATGGGCAAAGCTCCCCAATTCTGACTGAACGAGAACAAAGCCAGCTCAACCGCGATCGGCGTCGCCTTTCTCAACTGAACCAACTTTCTCGATCGCTCCTGGTGCAAACTCAACTGCCACCTTTACAAATTACGTTATTAAGAGGATCGCTGAACTTAGTACAGACTCGGTTCGAGGGGTTTGTGAATGTCACCAACACTTTCTTTTTGGGACGAGTTGAAGCAACAGGGGCAATTTTTGAGCAAGAAACAGATTGGTCAGAGGCGCGATTTGGTCAGTCTGC
The window above is part of the Trichocoleus sp. genome. Proteins encoded here:
- a CDS encoding Uma2 family endonuclease — protein: MTTLISQASTAEIFYPSEDGEPVAETYDHLYVLLVTLEVLRQYLEGRQATVLGNQFLYYAQGYPRLRVAPDVMVIFDVPPGGRDNYKTWEEGQVPAVIFEMSSQGTKDQDQIFKKTLYEQLGVKEYWLFDPRGEWVEGQLQGYRLRGEVYEPIEDGRSEPLQLRLQAEGRLIGFYREDNGEKLLIPGELAEALRQEVLARQEAEAQIEAERQRAEEERQRAEQAELQVAQLKARLRSLGIDPDQENL